From Clarias gariepinus isolate MV-2021 ecotype Netherlands chromosome 2, CGAR_prim_01v2, whole genome shotgun sequence, one genomic window encodes:
- the alkbh3 gene encoding alpha-ketoglutarate-dependent dioxygenase alkB homolog 3, translated as MGDKRQRARVQGSWAKPLPKPARPTAHVEQKSGSWKAGPVMYEFSQPTDLIRAMPVEKVIEDAGVHEISQGPTGVSRLRLLPGFLPLEQADWMFSKLLAELPWSQKTNYGMMGESYDEPRLTCWYGESPYTYSHSTMQPNPQWHPILLNLRQAIEREISHPFNSLLCNLYRDGKDSIAWHSDNEASLGPNPTIASFSLGDTRFFCLRKKPSPEENGDYTYTEKVKIPLSHGTLLIMEGCIQDDWQHQVPKEYHDRGPRINLTFRTIYPEPVRSSKR; from the exons ATGGGTGACAAACGGCAGAGAGCGAGAGTGCAGGGCTCTTGGGCCAAACCTCTGCCCAAACCAGCACGACCAACAG CACATGTAGAGCAAAAGTCTGGATCATGGAAAGCTGGACCGGTAATGTACGAGTTCAGTCAGCCCACTGAT CTCATCAGAGCCATGCCTGTGGAGAaggtgattga AGATGCTGGGGTTCATGAGATCAGCCAGGGTCCAACCGGAGTATCCAG ACTGAGGCTACTTCCTGGATTTTTGCCACTGGAGCAGGCAGACTGGATGTTCTCTAAACTGTTGGCCGAGCTTCCATGGTCACAGAAGACCAATTATGGCATGATGG GTGAGTCATATGATGAACCCAGGTTGACCTGCTGGTACGGGGAATCTCCTTACACATACTCTCACTCCACGATGCAGCCCAACCCTCAG TGGCATCCTATCCTCCTGAACCTACGTCAGGCTATAGAGAGGGAAATCTCTCACCCCTTTAACTCCTTGCTGTGTAACCTGTATCGTGATGGGAAGGACAGCATTGCTTGGCACAGTGATAACGAAGCATCTTTAGGCCCAAACCCCACCATAGCCTCATTCAGTCTCGGGGACACAAGGTTTTTTTGTCTCCGGAAGAAGCCTTCTCCA gagGAAAATGGAgattacacatacacagagaaGGTAAAGATACCACTGAGTCATGGAACACTCCTAATAATGGAGGGATGCATTCAAGATGATTGGCAG CATCAGGTGCCAAAAGAGTACCATGACCGCGGGCCTCGGATAAACCTGACCTTCCGTACAATCTACCCCGAACCAGTACGCTCCTCAAAGCGATAA
- the c2h11orf96 gene encoding uncharacterized protein C11orf96 homolog, whose product MAVRPVETVGFSMLPAHLMASAMEEFPQQLPVPKGPARGRSRPKRPREARFKTQPVTFAEIAEVEEEGASPLEEERARRSFLQSLESLRRSTQSLQHSGTTQSGRTSTPTQASLDSSDSDSAQ is encoded by the coding sequence ATGGCTGTGCGTCCAGTAGAGACGGTGGGTTTCTCAATGCTTCCTGCTCACTTGATGGCTTCTGCTATGGAAGAGTTCCCACAGCAGCTTCCTGTGCCTAAGGGCCCAGCTCGGGGCCGCAGTCGTCCCAAGCGACCACGAGAGGCCCGCTTCAAAACTCAGCCAGTGACCTTTGCAGAGATTGCAGAGGTGGAGGAGGAAGGAGCCTCGCCACTGGAGGAGGAGCGAGCAAGACGCTCCTTCTTGCAGTCACTGGAGAGCCTGAGAAGGAGCACACAATCCCTGCAACACTCAGGAACTACACAGAGCGGCAGAACCAGCACCCCAACACAGGCTAGCTTGGACTCCAGTGACTCAGACTCAGCCCaataa